A single region of the Microlunatus panaciterrae genome encodes:
- a CDS encoding sugar phosphate isomerase/epimerase family protein produces MLTASNLSLQLYTVRNALAEDLDGTLGRIAGFGYTQVEPFAFLDFADGLATGFAKYGLSAPSTHVGLLKADEAGQETIFAAAKDLGITTVIDPHTDPARWQTAEGIKEIADGLNTAAERAAAHGLTVGYHNHAFELESMIDGQHGLEVLAAHLAPEVVLEVDTYWAFAGGANVPALLRRLGDRVYALHIKDGDGSMDNKKQVGVGDGSLPVWDFIEAAPSMKLGVVELDDTSGDVFECVERSFAYLTAGKAA; encoded by the coding sequence ATGCTCACTGCCAGCAACCTGTCGCTCCAGCTGTACACGGTTCGTAACGCCCTCGCCGAGGACCTGGACGGCACTCTCGGCCGGATCGCCGGTTTCGGTTACACCCAGGTGGAGCCGTTCGCGTTCCTCGACTTCGCCGACGGTCTCGCGACCGGCTTCGCGAAGTACGGGCTGTCGGCGCCGAGCACCCACGTCGGGCTGCTGAAGGCTGACGAGGCCGGGCAGGAGACGATCTTCGCCGCCGCCAAGGACCTCGGCATCACGACCGTCATCGACCCGCACACCGACCCGGCACGCTGGCAGACCGCCGAGGGCATCAAGGAGATCGCCGACGGCCTCAACACCGCCGCCGAGCGCGCTGCGGCTCACGGCCTGACGGTGGGCTACCACAACCACGCCTTCGAACTGGAGTCGATGATCGACGGCCAGCACGGGCTGGAGGTGCTGGCGGCGCACCTGGCGCCGGAGGTCGTGCTCGAGGTCGACACCTACTGGGCGTTCGCCGGCGGCGCCAACGTCCCCGCCTTGCTGCGCCGGCTCGGCGACCGGGTGTACGCGCTGCACATCAAGGACGGCGACGGGTCGATGGACAACAAGAAGCAGGTCGGGGTCGGCGACGGCAGCCTGCCGGTCTGGGACTTCATCGAGGCCGCTCCGAGCATGAAGCTCGGCGTCGTCGAGCTGGACGACACCTCCGGTGACGTGTTCGAGTGCGTCGAGCGCAGCTTCGCCTACCTGACTGCCGGAAAGGCCGCGTGA